The Polypterus senegalus isolate Bchr_013 chromosome 1, ASM1683550v1, whole genome shotgun sequence genome includes a window with the following:
- the LOC120515227 gene encoding uncharacterized protein LOC120515227 isoform X1 has product MGAFLRKLGFSSQDGSPLEMAALGRPFQVGMLYDCRTDSLIPDVNLWDLENLKKDLKIRPQKDTQFKIITLDSLDEKTSLLNMTASLKASFLCGLVEVAGAAKYLKDTKSSKRQSRVTLHYSTTTRMEQFSMSHLGNQNVVYPEVFEQKSATHVVTGVLYGAQTFFVFDQWDTKVEENRDNKGKLETLIKKYISVDGKRDLKMTDADKETADHLNFTFYGDFLLDHNPTSFQDAMQIYNNLPKHIDEDDKLAVPVQVWLYPLKHLNSQAARLVQEISVALVSKSQEVLEELDKHIMRCNDIMKDGVVNNFPIIRKNANDFKSMLNQFKYTFQNELARVLPNIRGGNAIEEELANILKKKEESPFKKCVITTWLDKREKEITMLRSFLNRIEEMKLDIVINDLDTLIYNTSVKSVVCLTFTSLHVCQSYMSEMERYLQAPSRKSSYHLSEPSEELIIQNFRQHSQSFIEFAEINQNSKTMRFLVHSIPDVEYLGATIYLYECGRLINQNFQLPSKPETLVVDSQTEDSVTLKLRPPKCDIKGYRVEYKRLEDEEWKTINTTNKTVKFTELRPASTYQLRHRAICQVGVSQASDTIEVRTLPVKKPMGRHAIKDKCKEITDGKLRLYLLPLKSQFINTVKKIETCSFGNRTSMKPLKTIMVLGATGSGKSTLINGMVNFILGVHWEDDFRFKLIHEETSRSQAESQTSAVTAYEMNYQDYFNVPYSISVVDTPGFGDTRGIDWDKQITEQIRECFVSPQGVQHINAVCFVVQACLARLTHTQKYIFDSILSIFGKDIANNILVLTTFADGQRPPVLDAITESNIPFPKDEKGCPLFFKFNNSSLIANHDETNSSDDQMFDKMFWDMGAKSMERFFKALEKMDAKSLALTKEVLEERKHLETLVEGLRPQIKAELSKREEIRQTRDILNKHITDIESNKHFEYEVDVTETKIESIAGTGEFITNCQKCKFTCHYPCSLPNDENKIKCSAIRDEVCTVCPGKCAWNIHSNQQHRFIYETKRVKKTYDALKKKYEDAQGELMTTEQVLERLQHELDDMINSIYKLITESHESIKRLEQIALRPNPLSSPEYIELLIQAEEQEAKLGWMERVKSLQEVKEKAEIIANHNRKDEMPPSVQTSSQKRKSSETMCPQNSKVAKHTF; this is encoded by the exons GCTGGGATTCTCATCTCAAGATGGCTCACCTTTGGAGATGGCCGCCCTGGGCCGACCTTTCCAGGTGGGGATGCTCTATGACTGTCGCACTGATTCACTCATTCCAG ATGTCAATCTATGGGACTTGGAAAACCTTAAGAAAGACCTCAAAATTAGACCTCAGAAGGACACGCAGTTCAAAATCATCACTTTGGACTCCTTGGATGAGAAAACTTCCCTCTTAAATATGACAGCCTCACTTAAAGCGAGCTTCTTGTGTGGCTTGGTTGAGGTTGCTGGAGCTGCCAAGTACCTCAAAGACACCAAATCATCCAAACGACAGTCCAGGGTCACCCTGCACTACAGCACGACCACCAGAATGGAGCAGTTCAGCATGAGCCACTTGGGTAATCAGAACGTCGTCTATCCAGAAGTGTTTGAGCAGAAATCGGCCACCCATGTTGTCACAGGCGTGTTGTATGGTGCtcagacattttttgtttttgatcaatGGGATACTAAAGTGGAAGAGAACCGAGATAATAAAGGAAAACtagaaacattaattaaaaaatatatttccgTAGATGGAAAAAGAGACTTAAAAATGACAGATGCTGACAAGGAAACCGCTGACCATCTTAACTTCACATTCTATGGTGATTTTCTCCTTGATCACAATCCTACAAGCTTTCAGGATGCCATGCAGATTTACAACAATTTGCCAAAGCATATTGACGAAGATGACAAGCTAGCAGTGCCCGTCCAGGTCTGGTTGTACCCGCTGAAACATCTCAACTCACAGGCTGCTAGGCTGGTACAAGAGATCAGTGTGGCACTTGTGTCCAAATCTCAGGAGGTCCTGGAGGAATTAGACAAGCACATTATGAGGTGTAATGACATCATGAAGGACGGTGTTGTCAATAACTTTCCTATAATAAGGAAAAATGCAAATGACTTTAAATCAATGcttaatcaatttaaatataCCTTCCAGAATGAACTGGCAAGGGTCTTGCCAAATATCAGGGGGGGTAATGCAATTGAAGAAGAGCTGGCGAACATTCTGAAGAAGaaggaagagtcaccatttaagaAGTGTGTCATAACAACATGGCTGgataaaagagaaaaggaaatcacTATGCTTAGAAGTTTCTTAAATCGAATTGAAGAAATGAAACTTGATATTGTTATAAATGACCTGGATACATTAATTTACAATACTAGTGTTAAAAGTGTTGTCTGCTTGACTTTCACTTCACTCCACGTGTGTCAGTCATACATGTCAGAAATGGAACGCTATCTTCAAGCCCCTTCTAGGAAGTCCTCATATCATCTGTCAGAGCCAAGTGAAGAGTTAATCATCCAGAATTTCAGACAGCATTCCCAGAGTTTCATTGAGTTTGCTGAAATTAACcaaaacagcaaaacaatgaGATTCCTCGTCCACTCGATCCCTGATGTTGAATATCTTGGGGCAACAATCTATTTGTATGAATGTGGGCGTCTCATCAACCAAAACTTTCAGCTTCCATCAAAACCTGAGACTCTTGTGGTTGACTCCCAAACAGAAGACAGTGTAACCCTAAAGTTAAGACCACCAAAGTGTGACATTAAAGGGTACAGAGTGGAGTATAAGCGACTAGAAGATGAAGAGTGGAAGACTATCAACACAActaataaaactgtaaaatttaCAGAGTTACGTCCAGCTTCAACATATCAACTCAGACACAGAGCCATTTGTCAAGTTGGTGTGAGTCAGGCCAGTGATACGATTGAAGTGAGGACACTGCCTGTTAAAAAGCCTATGGGAAGACATGCTATAAAAGACAAATGTAAGGAGATAACAGATGGAAAATTAAGACTTTACCTTTTGCCTTTGAAATCACAGTTCATTAATACTGTGAAGAAGATAGAAACATGTTCCTTTGGAAACAGAACATCCATGAAACCTTTAAAAACAATTATGGTCCTTGGAGCAACAGGTTCTGGCAAATCCACCCTGATCAACGGAATGGTTAACTTTATCTTAGGTGTCCACTGGGAGGACGACTTCAGGTTCAAGTTAATCCATGAAGAAACATCTAGAAGTCAAGCTGAAAGCCAAACTTCTGCTGTCACTGCCTATGAAATGAACTACCAGGATTATTTCAATGTCCCATACTCTATCAGTGTAGTCGACACACCAGGTTTTGGAGACACCAGAGGAATTGATTGGGACAAGCAAATCACTGAGCAGATACGAGAATGTTTTGTATCTCCACAGGGTGTCCAGCATATTAACGCAGTGTGCTTTGTAGTTCAGGCTTGCCTAGCTcgactgacacacacacaaaagtacATCTTTGActccattttgtccatttttggtaAAGACATAGCCAATAACATCCTAGTCTTGACCACATTTGCAGATGGACAGCGTCCACCAGTTCTGGATGCCATCACAGAGTCTAACATTCCATTCCCCAAAGATGAGAAAGGGTGCCCtctctttttcaaatttaataattCATCCCTTATTGCTAATCATGATGAGACTAATAGCAGTGATGATCAGATGTTTGACAAAATGTTTTGGGACATGGGTGCAAAGAGCATGGAGAGGTTTTTTAAGGCTTTAGAGAAGATGGATGCTAAAAGTTTAGCACTAACTAAAGAGGTGCTTGAAGAGCGCAAGCACTTGGAGACATTAGTGGAAGGACTACGGCCTCAAATCAAAGCTGAACTGAGTAAACGTGAAGAAATTAGACAAACCcgtgacattttaaataaacacattactgACATAGAAAGCAATAAGCATTTTGAGTATGAAGTGGATGTAACTGAAACAAAAATAGAGAGCATTGCAGGCACTGGGGAGTTCATCACTAACTGCCAGAAATGCAAATTCACCTGTCATTATCCGTGTTCTTTACCAAATGATGAGAATAAGATCAAATGTTCTGCTATCAGGGACGAGGTCTGCACTGTTTGTCCCGGTAAGTGTGCGTGGAATATTCACTCCAACCAACAGCACAGATTCATCTATGAAACTAAAAGGGTCAAAAAGACTTATGATGCGCTTAAGAAGAAATATGAAGATGCACAAGGGGAATTGATGACAACTGAACAAGTGCTTGAGCGGCTTCAGCATGAACTGGATGATATGATAAACTCGATTTACAAACTCATTACAGAGTCTCATGAAAGTATTAAACGACTTGAACAAATCGCCCTCAGACCAAACCCGCTCTCCTCTCCAGAGTACATTGAGCTCCTCATTCAGGCTGAGGAACAAGAGGCAAAGCTGGGATGGATGGAGCGAGTGAAGTCACTGCAGGAAgtgaaagaaaaggcagaaataATAGCAAATCATAATAGAAAAGATGAAATGCCACCAAGTGTCCAAACCAGTAGTCAAAAGAGAAAATCGTCAGAGACAATGTGCCCACAAAATAGCAAAGTTGCAAAGCAtaccttctga
- the LOC120515227 gene encoding uncharacterized protein LOC120515227 isoform X2 produces the protein MAALGRPFQVGMLYDCRTDSLIPDVNLWDLENLKKDLKIRPQKDTQFKIITLDSLDEKTSLLNMTASLKASFLCGLVEVAGAAKYLKDTKSSKRQSRVTLHYSTTTRMEQFSMSHLGNQNVVYPEVFEQKSATHVVTGVLYGAQTFFVFDQWDTKVEENRDNKGKLETLIKKYISVDGKRDLKMTDADKETADHLNFTFYGDFLLDHNPTSFQDAMQIYNNLPKHIDEDDKLAVPVQVWLYPLKHLNSQAARLVQEISVALVSKSQEVLEELDKHIMRCNDIMKDGVVNNFPIIRKNANDFKSMLNQFKYTFQNELARVLPNIRGGNAIEEELANILKKKEESPFKKCVITTWLDKREKEITMLRSFLNRIEEMKLDIVINDLDTLIYNTSVKSVVCLTFTSLHVCQSYMSEMERYLQAPSRKSSYHLSEPSEELIIQNFRQHSQSFIEFAEINQNSKTMRFLVHSIPDVEYLGATIYLYECGRLINQNFQLPSKPETLVVDSQTEDSVTLKLRPPKCDIKGYRVEYKRLEDEEWKTINTTNKTVKFTELRPASTYQLRHRAICQVGVSQASDTIEVRTLPVKKPMGRHAIKDKCKEITDGKLRLYLLPLKSQFINTVKKIETCSFGNRTSMKPLKTIMVLGATGSGKSTLINGMVNFILGVHWEDDFRFKLIHEETSRSQAESQTSAVTAYEMNYQDYFNVPYSISVVDTPGFGDTRGIDWDKQITEQIRECFVSPQGVQHINAVCFVVQACLARLTHTQKYIFDSILSIFGKDIANNILVLTTFADGQRPPVLDAITESNIPFPKDEKGCPLFFKFNNSSLIANHDETNSSDDQMFDKMFWDMGAKSMERFFKALEKMDAKSLALTKEVLEERKHLETLVEGLRPQIKAELSKREEIRQTRDILNKHITDIESNKHFEYEVDVTETKIESIAGTGEFITNCQKCKFTCHYPCSLPNDENKIKCSAIRDEVCTVCPGKCAWNIHSNQQHRFIYETKRVKKTYDALKKKYEDAQGELMTTEQVLERLQHELDDMINSIYKLITESHESIKRLEQIALRPNPLSSPEYIELLIQAEEQEAKLGWMERVKSLQEVKEKAEIIANHNRKDEMPPSVQTSSQKRKSSETMCPQNSKVAKHTF, from the exons ATGGCCGCCCTGGGCCGACCTTTCCAGGTGGGGATGCTCTATGACTGTCGCACTGATTCACTCATTCCAG ATGTCAATCTATGGGACTTGGAAAACCTTAAGAAAGACCTCAAAATTAGACCTCAGAAGGACACGCAGTTCAAAATCATCACTTTGGACTCCTTGGATGAGAAAACTTCCCTCTTAAATATGACAGCCTCACTTAAAGCGAGCTTCTTGTGTGGCTTGGTTGAGGTTGCTGGAGCTGCCAAGTACCTCAAAGACACCAAATCATCCAAACGACAGTCCAGGGTCACCCTGCACTACAGCACGACCACCAGAATGGAGCAGTTCAGCATGAGCCACTTGGGTAATCAGAACGTCGTCTATCCAGAAGTGTTTGAGCAGAAATCGGCCACCCATGTTGTCACAGGCGTGTTGTATGGTGCtcagacattttttgtttttgatcaatGGGATACTAAAGTGGAAGAGAACCGAGATAATAAAGGAAAACtagaaacattaattaaaaaatatatttccgTAGATGGAAAAAGAGACTTAAAAATGACAGATGCTGACAAGGAAACCGCTGACCATCTTAACTTCACATTCTATGGTGATTTTCTCCTTGATCACAATCCTACAAGCTTTCAGGATGCCATGCAGATTTACAACAATTTGCCAAAGCATATTGACGAAGATGACAAGCTAGCAGTGCCCGTCCAGGTCTGGTTGTACCCGCTGAAACATCTCAACTCACAGGCTGCTAGGCTGGTACAAGAGATCAGTGTGGCACTTGTGTCCAAATCTCAGGAGGTCCTGGAGGAATTAGACAAGCACATTATGAGGTGTAATGACATCATGAAGGACGGTGTTGTCAATAACTTTCCTATAATAAGGAAAAATGCAAATGACTTTAAATCAATGcttaatcaatttaaatataCCTTCCAGAATGAACTGGCAAGGGTCTTGCCAAATATCAGGGGGGGTAATGCAATTGAAGAAGAGCTGGCGAACATTCTGAAGAAGaaggaagagtcaccatttaagaAGTGTGTCATAACAACATGGCTGgataaaagagaaaaggaaatcacTATGCTTAGAAGTTTCTTAAATCGAATTGAAGAAATGAAACTTGATATTGTTATAAATGACCTGGATACATTAATTTACAATACTAGTGTTAAAAGTGTTGTCTGCTTGACTTTCACTTCACTCCACGTGTGTCAGTCATACATGTCAGAAATGGAACGCTATCTTCAAGCCCCTTCTAGGAAGTCCTCATATCATCTGTCAGAGCCAAGTGAAGAGTTAATCATCCAGAATTTCAGACAGCATTCCCAGAGTTTCATTGAGTTTGCTGAAATTAACcaaaacagcaaaacaatgaGATTCCTCGTCCACTCGATCCCTGATGTTGAATATCTTGGGGCAACAATCTATTTGTATGAATGTGGGCGTCTCATCAACCAAAACTTTCAGCTTCCATCAAAACCTGAGACTCTTGTGGTTGACTCCCAAACAGAAGACAGTGTAACCCTAAAGTTAAGACCACCAAAGTGTGACATTAAAGGGTACAGAGTGGAGTATAAGCGACTAGAAGATGAAGAGTGGAAGACTATCAACACAActaataaaactgtaaaatttaCAGAGTTACGTCCAGCTTCAACATATCAACTCAGACACAGAGCCATTTGTCAAGTTGGTGTGAGTCAGGCCAGTGATACGATTGAAGTGAGGACACTGCCTGTTAAAAAGCCTATGGGAAGACATGCTATAAAAGACAAATGTAAGGAGATAACAGATGGAAAATTAAGACTTTACCTTTTGCCTTTGAAATCACAGTTCATTAATACTGTGAAGAAGATAGAAACATGTTCCTTTGGAAACAGAACATCCATGAAACCTTTAAAAACAATTATGGTCCTTGGAGCAACAGGTTCTGGCAAATCCACCCTGATCAACGGAATGGTTAACTTTATCTTAGGTGTCCACTGGGAGGACGACTTCAGGTTCAAGTTAATCCATGAAGAAACATCTAGAAGTCAAGCTGAAAGCCAAACTTCTGCTGTCACTGCCTATGAAATGAACTACCAGGATTATTTCAATGTCCCATACTCTATCAGTGTAGTCGACACACCAGGTTTTGGAGACACCAGAGGAATTGATTGGGACAAGCAAATCACTGAGCAGATACGAGAATGTTTTGTATCTCCACAGGGTGTCCAGCATATTAACGCAGTGTGCTTTGTAGTTCAGGCTTGCCTAGCTcgactgacacacacacaaaagtacATCTTTGActccattttgtccatttttggtaAAGACATAGCCAATAACATCCTAGTCTTGACCACATTTGCAGATGGACAGCGTCCACCAGTTCTGGATGCCATCACAGAGTCTAACATTCCATTCCCCAAAGATGAGAAAGGGTGCCCtctctttttcaaatttaataattCATCCCTTATTGCTAATCATGATGAGACTAATAGCAGTGATGATCAGATGTTTGACAAAATGTTTTGGGACATGGGTGCAAAGAGCATGGAGAGGTTTTTTAAGGCTTTAGAGAAGATGGATGCTAAAAGTTTAGCACTAACTAAAGAGGTGCTTGAAGAGCGCAAGCACTTGGAGACATTAGTGGAAGGACTACGGCCTCAAATCAAAGCTGAACTGAGTAAACGTGAAGAAATTAGACAAACCcgtgacattttaaataaacacattactgACATAGAAAGCAATAAGCATTTTGAGTATGAAGTGGATGTAACTGAAACAAAAATAGAGAGCATTGCAGGCACTGGGGAGTTCATCACTAACTGCCAGAAATGCAAATTCACCTGTCATTATCCGTGTTCTTTACCAAATGATGAGAATAAGATCAAATGTTCTGCTATCAGGGACGAGGTCTGCACTGTTTGTCCCGGTAAGTGTGCGTGGAATATTCACTCCAACCAACAGCACAGATTCATCTATGAAACTAAAAGGGTCAAAAAGACTTATGATGCGCTTAAGAAGAAATATGAAGATGCACAAGGGGAATTGATGACAACTGAACAAGTGCTTGAGCGGCTTCAGCATGAACTGGATGATATGATAAACTCGATTTACAAACTCATTACAGAGTCTCATGAAAGTATTAAACGACTTGAACAAATCGCCCTCAGACCAAACCCGCTCTCCTCTCCAGAGTACATTGAGCTCCTCATTCAGGCTGAGGAACAAGAGGCAAAGCTGGGATGGATGGAGCGAGTGAAGTCACTGCAGGAAgtgaaagaaaaggcagaaataATAGCAAATCATAATAGAAAAGATGAAATGCCACCAAGTGTCCAAACCAGTAGTCAAAAGAGAAAATCGTCAGAGACAATGTGCCCACAAAATAGCAAAGTTGCAAAGCAtaccttctga